AGGTGCGGCTTCTTCCATCGCCCAAATCCTCTTCGTAGTCTTTTTGGTCGTGTGGCTAGTATCCATGATCTTCGGACGCGGACGAGCCCGCTAAACTCGAGGTTGAGAAGACATCTTTAATGCGGGGCGAAGTTATAGAACTTCGTCCCGTTTGCGTTTGGTGGGTTGCAATTAAGACTAGCAGACTAAACGTTTGCCGAAACCACTAGCTACCATTTCAAACCACCCCCAATACGTTCCCTCTCCTTGCATCCGAGTTTGCACGCTTTCTAAAGACGGTCGGCTGTGCTTAGGCTGCGGTCGTACTCGGGAGGAAATAGCGAGCTGGCTGAGTGCTGACCAGTCCACCCGCCTGCAAATAGTTGAGCAGGCCCGCAAACGTCTGAAACGGGACGATTGAACGAACTCTCGCATTGCCCTTTAGTAGTGCGGCAGCGCATAACTATTCGTGTTGCGGATGATTGCGCGAAAAAGATGGATACAAGTTTGCGGTAGAGCTCTCTCGAGAGCTTCAGTTTATACCATTTTTTTCGCGAGCGTCCTTGCGTTGGCGGCAGTATTGGGACTCTCCCTCCAACTTGGGGCTCTGCTGGGAATCGCGCTTGGGATAATCCTCTTCCTTCGTGGGTCGTCACGAATCTCCTTACTCGCGTCTGCGCTCATTTTCCTCAGCGCTACAGTAGTTTACCTTTCTCGCCAACCGAGCAATGAAAGGACCTGGCTCGCCGAATACTCGAAACAGCCGAAGATTCAATTCGTTGAGCGAGATATGAGGATCGAAGATCTCCGCGACTTCCGATGGAAATCGGAGTTCGAGTTCGAACAAAACTGGATCAAATCGACTTACAAACTGAACTACCTTAATGGGCTAGAGGTGATCGTCGTCCCACTCGCCGATTCGGAATTGGCCGCCCACGTTATGCTGTCGTTCACCTTCGAAAATTCGGAGCCATTGTTGGTATCCGTTGAGGCAAGACGAGAAATCGGCGAGCAATATAGTCTGACAGCAGGGGCTACTCGCCAATTTGAGTTGGCATACGTTTTTGGTACCGAAAGCGATCTCTTGGCACTACGTATCCTACACCGGGGCGACATCGTATATAGCTTTCCCATAAAAGCAGACAGGGCCTTTATCGAAGCCCTACTGCGGGAGCTGGCGGATACGGCCAACAGCCTCGTGGACACCCCCAAGTTTTACCAAACCTTGAGGACAAACTGCACCACTACGCTTTTCGAACATACAAACCAGGTGCTGGACGAGACACTGCCATGGGAAAAAGGCATCCTGTTTCCAGCCAAACTGGGAGAGCTCCTCCATCGAAGAAAACTCGTGGATACGGAATTGGGATGGTCAGATGCTAAACAGCTCTTTCGGTTAGACGAAAGAGCCAGAGTTGAGGCCAAACGGAGCGGATTCTCCGAGGCACTTCAAAAAATCAGAACAACAAGGATAATCTCCCCGAGTGCCATCGACTAATCCTCTAGGTCGACCAAGTTGGCGACACTAGCGTCCACCGCATCGGATAGTTCTTCGTTGCCACAAGCGGCAAAAGCTAAAGCAGCTAGAATCAAGGCTAGGATCGAAGTCGTAGTTCTGGAAGCTTTGTATTTCATGCATTCCCCATTTCAGTATCCATGCCAGAATACAAAAAAAGGGAAATATTCCACGATACCAGAGGGGAGAAAAAAATCTTCGCCCTACGCGACTCCCCTCAATTGAGGGGAAAAATCATATTTGCAAGTAGAGCTAGTGCGTAATGCACGACTCCTTCACTCACAAAGCGATTTGATCTGCTCAACACTCAGCTCCAGCAAATCAGATGGCCCCTCACTATTAATGTATTCAACGAGGCATTTGCGAAGGCAGGTAACCACCGGATTGTCTTTGGCCCCTAGATCCACGCTACAGAGGATCAGACGTCCTTTTCCAACCTTGACCTCAAACGCCAAAGCAAGACGCCTGACGTGGAACCAATCATCCACCACCCGTATGATGGGGTTCACCGATTCGGGTAGTAGGTCCAAGTTCATGGCCGCCGCATTTTTGATAACGTACCACCACTGCCAATCGCTATACTTCCCAGTCGGAAATCCGTCCAAGGCTGGATGTTCCGGATCGCAGAGGACGCCCATCGTATGAGGAGCTTGTTCGTTGGTCCAGGATGTGTTCCAAAAAGTCGTCGAGAAGCCGAGTTGAACCGGACCATTCTCGTCTCCCTTAACCCTGTCTGGATCCAACTGAAGCAGAACGGTTTCTCCCGCATTCAATCGAGCCTCTGTTTCCTCATCCAGTTCAGACACCATCGACGGGTCTCCCAATTTGGAAGATTCCTGATCTTTTGAATACAACCAAATCGACCAATCGTTTTCAATCGTCGTCCCTTCGATTCCCAAAACAAAACGGTAGCGGGCCGGAGTCGCCAGTCCCTTGAAATCCAAGGAAACAATACCGAGCGGTAACAAACCATCCGGAGGCAAATCACGGCTGGGTAGCGTTCCCGCTAGTACCACTTCCCCTTCGTCATTAAGCATCTTCCACTCGGGTACAGCCGCTTCGATTGTCTTCTCGCCATAATGAGCCAATTCCAAATCAATGCTCACAGATTCTCCATCTTGGAAAACTCGCTTTGGGAATCGGGCCAGCGGCGTGATAGCTGAAGCGAAACGTCTATATTCTTCGGCAGAGATGTAAGCCTTTGAATCCCAAAAGGGATCGAGGACTCCGACTAGCGCCGTTCCCTGCCCGGGAAAGTCATGTAAGTCGAGTAACTGAAAACCGCCCATCTCAGGCGTCCGGAGGGCCGACTCGATATCCTCCTTGTAGCAGAGTGCCTGCAAAGTACCGGAGGCCATCACAAACTCATCCGCCAGATGCGACATGCCTTTATCGGCAAGCCATTTTTGGAAAATCTCAAAATTCTTCGGCTTCAAGTAGCCGGTATATTTAGACATCTCCTTGAAGTTTGGATACACACACCATTGCCCGATTTCGTGGCTCACGGTGGGGACATTTTGCTCTCGAATGAACACCCGATAGTCTGATACCGTTTCAGGCGGTAACGCGTTGATGCGAGAGCCGAGACCTTCCTCCCAATGTTGAATTCTCGGTTCAGAATGGATGTGGTAATCGTTGCCGGAAATAAGGGGCCAAGCGGACGCTCCCGTGTACAGCCTGCGTCTGTCTTTCTTCTTGCGACGCCTCAACCAGCTTTGCAGCCACTTTTCATGATTATCCCCCTGCGGTTCATTTCCTGAGGCCATCAGAACAAAAGAGGCATGGTTACCATAGCAATCAAGAATGCGGTTCGACTCAGCTTCGATCCATCCATCCACTCCATCACCGTCGCCAAGCGAGACGCTCTGGTTAGGCCAAGAGCCAGCCTCAATCTGAATGTAGACTCCCATCTCATCGGCGAGTCTGATTGCCACTTCCGGTGGACACCAAGAATGGAAACGCACGTGATTGAGGCCATGTGCCTTTACCGTGGAGTAAACCTTTTTCCACTCTTCTTCCTCCGTAGGAGGGTGTCCCGTCTTAGGGAATATACAGCACTCCAAAGTCCCCCTCAGAAAGAGTTTCTTACCATTGATGTACAACTGCCGATCTCTTGCTTCGATCTTTCGGAATCCGAAACGGACTGGGTAATTTTCAACCTCCGATGCGGCGAGCTCTTTGAGCTCGAGCGAGAACTCATATAGAAACGGATTGAACTCATCCCAAAGAGAGGCGTCTCCATCAAACCGATACACAAGCTCGAAGGCGACAGCTTCATCGGAAATGGCAATCTGACACGGTTCGCACTTTCCTTCTAGCGGTTGCGACTTGCCGATCGGCGCAACCGCGGCTGCAAGAGTGATCTCCTGACGCTTCTCAAAAATCGATTTCAAAGTACCACGCACTTTGACGTCTTTTTTCGCTGCGTCAGGATAGAGCTGCAAATCTTCCACCCATATAGGATCCATCGCTTGTAGTTCTAATCTACCGACGATCCCATTCCAGTTCCCTTGGGTGTGATCGGATATGCTATGAGAGTTCTCGCCCAAATCGATAAGTAGCGAGTTGTCGACGCGAATGGTGATCCGGTGCGATTCGCAATTAGTCGCCAAGCCAAGTTCATAGACATGGGGAACGCTCAGACTCATATTCGAACCAATTTCTTTACCATCGAGCCAAACCGTTGTTTTCCAGTGAGTTCTCTCGAGAAATAGAACGATGCGTTTACCGAGCCAAGATTCCGGAACCTCGAAGCTCTTTTCAAACCAGGACGCACCTGAATAATAGAGCTCCGGCTGCAACCAAAACGGAACCTTCACATTCCCATCTTCCCGGTATTCAGCGAAACGATCGGACTCGTAGTATGAAGGATCAAAGACACTACCAATCCAAGGAGTTTTGGCGGTAACTTCGTTTCCGATTCCTTGGGAAGTCAGGTCTCCGGGTAAGCGAGCTTGATCGGGCAGAGTCTTGCCATACCAAGCCTCGTCCAAACCAACCCCATTCGGGTCCAAGGCGAAATTCCATTGTCCAGCGAGGGACAAAACTTTGCTAGTCCGTGATATCACAGCAGGAGTATTCAAACTCATAGTAGACTAATTCAATTCGGGTTTTGGAGTAGCTTACACCTCGGACATCGCGGCGAGCCCTGCTTCCGCCAAGGATTTTAGCTTATCGAGCCGTATGGTCTGGGCCTCTTGTAGCTTATCTTCAAATACAAGGAGATTCGGAAGCGAAGTCGCAAAGTAATCAATCTTCGCCTTCTTTCCCCTAAGCTCTTCCGTGTAAGCGATCATCGATTTGAAAAGTTTGACGGCCTCCGCTTCTTCGCCGAGCTCCCGGAGCGACAACCCCTTGAAATAAGAGAGTTCCGAGAAGGCGACGACTTCCATATTCTGAAAATCATTGTCCTCGCTAGCGCTCTTGTGGAAAGCTTCCCTCGCTTCCGTTTCTCGACCGAGGGCCCGCAGAGCCCGACCGATCCAATAGTTCACGTCAGCCTTGGCTTGCAGCAGGTGATAAGCCTCACCCAAGTTTTCCGGTGTCTGAAGAGCCGACTCAAAGTACCCCAAGGCGGTTTCGTTCTCCCCTCGCTCCAAGCACACCTCACCTAAGAGCAACTTGGCACGTGTGTATTGACGCAACACCTTTCCTTCGCCGCCTTCCCACGGATGAAAGCGACGAGTCTCCAAAAGCTCCAAGGCTTCTTCCGCGCGACCACAAGAGTTCAGCAGTTCGGCATAAGCGACACAGGCGTCGTCTCTCGACAAAACCAAATCAATTCTCGATTCTAGATAGGCCAAGCGCTCATCTTCCGCTTCGCCTAGACGCTCACGCAGCTG
This genomic interval from Pelagicoccus albus contains the following:
- a CDS encoding DUF1328 domain-containing protein, translated to MLSYSITFFILALIAAALGFSGIAGAASSIAQILFVVFLVVWLVSMIFGRGRAR
- a CDS encoding DUF1289 domain-containing protein; this encodes MPKPLATISNHPQYVPSPCIRVCTLSKDGRLCLGCGRTREEIASWLSADQSTRLQIVEQARKRLKRDD
- a CDS encoding DUF4105 domain-containing protein — protein: MRIEDLRDFRWKSEFEFEQNWIKSTYKLNYLNGLEVIVVPLADSELAAHVMLSFTFENSEPLLVSVEARREIGEQYSLTAGATRQFELAYVFGTESDLLALRILHRGDIVYSFPIKADRAFIEALLRELADTANSLVDTPKFYQTLRTNCTTTLFEHTNQVLDETLPWEKGILFPAKLGELLHRRKLVDTELGWSDAKQLFRLDERARVEAKRSGFSEALQKIRTTRIISPSAID
- a CDS encoding glycoside hydrolase family 2 TIM barrel-domain containing protein, which produces MSLNTPAVISRTSKVLSLAGQWNFALDPNGVGLDEAWYGKTLPDQARLPGDLTSQGIGNEVTAKTPWIGSVFDPSYYESDRFAEYREDGNVKVPFWLQPELYYSGASWFEKSFEVPESWLGKRIVLFLERTHWKTTVWLDGKEIGSNMSLSVPHVYELGLATNCESHRITIRVDNSLLIDLGENSHSISDHTQGNWNGIVGRLELQAMDPIWVEDLQLYPDAAKKDVKVRGTLKSIFEKRQEITLAAAVAPIGKSQPLEGKCEPCQIAISDEAVAFELVYRFDGDASLWDEFNPFLYEFSLELKELAASEVENYPVRFGFRKIEARDRQLYINGKKLFLRGTLECCIFPKTGHPPTEEEEWKKVYSTVKAHGLNHVRFHSWCPPEVAIRLADEMGVYIQIEAGSWPNQSVSLGDGDGVDGWIEAESNRILDCYGNHASFVLMASGNEPQGDNHEKWLQSWLRRRKKKDRRRLYTGASAWPLISGNDYHIHSEPRIQHWEEGLGSRINALPPETVSDYRVFIREQNVPTVSHEIGQWCVYPNFKEMSKYTGYLKPKNFEIFQKWLADKGMSHLADEFVMASGTLQALCYKEDIESALRTPEMGGFQLLDLHDFPGQGTALVGVLDPFWDSKAYISAEEYRRFASAITPLARFPKRVFQDGESVSIDLELAHYGEKTIEAAVPEWKMLNDEGEVVLAGTLPSRDLPPDGLLPLGIVSLDFKGLATPARYRFVLGIEGTTIENDWSIWLYSKDQESSKLGDPSMVSELDEETEARLNAGETVLLQLDPDRVKGDENGPVQLGFSTTFWNTSWTNEQAPHTMGVLCDPEHPALDGFPTGKYSDWQWWYVIKNAAAMNLDLLPESVNPIIRVVDDWFHVRRLALAFEVKVGKGRLILCSVDLGAKDNPVVTCLRKCLVEYINSEGPSDLLELSVEQIKSLCE